From Sphingobacterium bambusae:
TTGTTAAAAGCTCGTGTGCATTTATCAAAAGGGGAGTACGAAACAGCGGAAACTAATTTTGATAAGGCGTTTGAATTGTGGCCATCAAGCTACGTTGCATTGGAGTTCATCAACGTTCTTTATTACATTAAGCTAGATTATAGTAAATTAATTCGAATTGCAAAATTGGCAATCGAAAACGAGGAGCACCCAAGAGTGTTGGTCGAGTTAAATGGGCAGCTTTCCAACGCTCTTCTAAAAGTTGGACGAGCTAGAGAAAGTCTATATTGCTTACAACAGGCACTTACTATTTTGGATAGTTTGGAAGATCAAAATGCGCCAATGATAAATGTTCAACTAGCGCGGCTTAATAAAGCTGCCGGTGATTCATATAAGCTTCTGGGTAAAATTAAAGAGGCATTAAATTATTACGAGATCTCGCTAAATCTATATTTTCGTCTTGCCCTAAACAGCGATGAAGGTGCTACAACCTCAGAGTTTGCTGGATTAGCGACGGCAATTGGATTGTTGTATGAACAAAATAACGACGAAAAAGAGGCTTTGATCCATCATCTTAGAGCGAAAGAAGTTCTAAAAGATATCCACGACGGTAAAAACACCAAAGCCTTGATCTTTTTAAATATTGCTACATGTTATATGAAAGCCGCTAATTTTGATCCGGAAAAAGCGAAACATCATGTAACCAGTGCAATTGATATCCTTGAAGATTTAAGTAGGGAAAGGCCAAATGAAAATCTAGAATACCTAGTAGGAGCCCGTTGCCAATTAGCAGATTTACATATCTTAAGCGATTTAAAAATCGCTTTCAGTTGTTATGAGGACGCATTAAAACTTGCAGAGATGCTCCTTCAAATTAATCCAGTTTTTTTAGCGGTAGTCTCGCATGTAAAACATAACTATGCTGTTTCCCTTCTATTTGGAGGGCAACCAGTTAAAGGAATGAAATTGTTGGACGAATCAATTGAAATACTTCGTGAATCTAAAGATTATCATGCTAGACACGTTGAGGAACTCTCTTCATCGCTCTTCTTAAAGCTTGATTTTACGTCCTCAAATCAGGAAAAGAGAGCTCTCTTAAAGGAGATAATCGAAATAAATCACGATACAGATCCATTCGACAAGTGTATTCTTTATAAGAATAAAGCTGAAAAAATGCTGCATCATTTCGGTGCTGATAAAGAGTAGTTATCTTTGTTTTTAATACATTCATTTACAGAACAGATCTTTAGCATTAATTATCATTATTTTTAAAGATGGATTGTCTTCGTAGTCGAAGTACAATCGATAAACTACATTACTGTCTTATTGATAATGGTCTATATTCCCTTCAACCAATTGACAAGCGATTCTTTCGCTGCCATCGTCACAAACGGTTATAGTAATTTTGTTGTGCAGCGATTCGAATGGCCCGGCGTAGAGCACAATACGGGATTTTTGCTTTCTCCCTACATGGAGCATGCCGATGCTTTAGCGCATGCCTTTCACTTGGCGCCCAAAGAAGGAAAAGCACTCACATTACCTGATGACTTGGATAAAATCCAACCATTGCTCGAGTCAGGATCGGGCTACCGTATATACTTAAGTCGAATCAAAGAGGTCGGCTGGGAAAAGCGAATGCTCCGAATGTATAAAGACACGATCATCGGCTATTTGCGCAACAATACGCGCTTTAAGCGAAGTGATAGCATTGATATCTTGTTTACCTTAGAAAATGGAAGAGTATGGGCAGTGATCTCTAATGGGAACACTGAGAAGAGGGTGAAGGCGATTGACCTTATTAGGTAGGAATGAAGCTTCCCAGTTATGTAGTTCCGTTTCTTATTTTTTCTTCAACTCTTTAGGTAGCGCTTCAGCGTAATTATGGCTCCTAAATGGAACATGCTCTTTGCATTATGTTTTGCTTTAAGCTCTTTAATGAGCTTTTCTACGTAAGAAAGGCTAGATGGTTTATGGCCCGTTTCTTTAAGGGCTGATGCTATCTCCTGTTGGCTCATGCCTTCCAACAAATAGTCGACTACAATTTTTTCTAACTGCTCGGGATTCATTTTTTGTTTGTAAACGCTTGATTCAATTTTACGGATTAGCTGATTGATCTAAATTACTGCTTCCGAAATACGTTAGCTAAGGTCGGAAATATGGGGGAACTGCTGGGCTCTTTGCTGTATCTTTTAGCTAAAAGGATGACGCTACGATCCCTGTTCCATGGTAAGATACATGTTTTGTATTGATATACCGTGATATTAGTTTTTTGACATCATAATACTGTACTGGTTTTACCGTAGTGTACATATGAATTTAATCTAGTATGAAAAGGTAACGACTTGATTTAGCGCCGGGTTGATTTTACAGGCGTAACGGCCAAGATTGGATTACGGGAAATGTTTCTTATCTTTCGTTTATTAGTCAACTAAACACTTCATTATGTGCTGGGATATTTCACTCCATACCGATATCGAACTGGCTAAAGCCATCTTTAAAACTGTGCGTGATGAGCGCTACGACTTTGATTACAACTATGTCTATTTCGAAAACGTACAAGCAATCACTTTTCCAAAGTATCCCATTATCTATAAAGACAAGGAAGGATCGGGTTTAGGTCTTATCGAGATGGAATGGGGGGGATTGCCAACTTATTTGAAAGATCCCAAGGAACAGGCTGATCGTAGGCGTAATATGGTCAACGTGCGAAGCGAACGTATATTGGAGGATCATAAGTCATATTGGTATAGATTACGAAACCAAAGATGCCTAATTCCGGTGTCTGGCACCTTTGAACATCGAAAGGTAAATGGCTGGAAGAAAAAGGTACCTTATTATATCGGTGAGGCTGGTCGTGAATTGTTTTTTATTCCCGGTTTGTACCAGTGGCATGAGATGGTGGATGAACATGGAGAGATTCACAAAGTGGAAAGTTTCGGTATGCTGACGCGATCAGCAAACGATGTGATGGCAACAATTCATAATGATGGACCCAACAAGCACCGCATGCCTTTATTTCTTCCGGAAGATTTGGAGAAGCAATGGCTAAATGATATTTCTGAAGAAGAAATGCTGCCCATCTTTAATTTTGAGATGCCCAGCGGTGCGCTTGAGGCCTATCCCGTATATACCCTGCGGGGCTATCCCGAGCGACCAGACGGTAAACGTCGTTACGAACCTTTTGGATGGGAAGGATTACCTCCTTTGGGGCAAGATTCTCCGCAGCAGTCTCTTTTTTAGCAAGATCAATTATGCTATTTGATATTTACGTTATGGAATCTAGGGTTTAGTTTCCTCTTATGCGTGTTTTAAATTGTCTCGCTATGTTCGTAACCTTAACTATGAAAGTGCTGACCTCCATTTCACCATTATCCGATGAGGATCTCGTTTGGTATCCAGAGACAATTGATGTAGCGGAGTTAATGGATCTCAATAATGAGTTTATGCGCAGGATTTCCATTCCACTCCATGAGCCACATTTTTTGATTATTGATGATGCTATAAAGAACATACATGAGGATTATTTAATTGGACAGGTATTCCTTGAGCCGATGTATCGAACTCCCGAACAATAGGAAAATTGTTTCGGTCTAAGTACATTGATATTATTGCGGCTGGCAAAATAAAGAGCAAATTAAAGATGAAAAACTTAGTTCCATATTCTTTGTTACCTGTAGCAATCCGAGAATACTTTTGAGCAAATAGAAATGGATTAAATCGCCGCTCAATAATTTAGTTGGCGTTTATTTAGCTAAGATTGCATGGTGACTTGTTCGAACATTTACACCACCAAAATACTACGGGAATAATATTAATATTTTTTTTGCTAATATTTTTAGGGTATTTCGTAGTTTCGAAAACTACAAATATGGAAGAGACAGTCGGAACATCAAGCAGCTATCCCTATAAAGGACAACCGTTGCGGGTATTTTATAAAGGGCAGGATTATAATTTTCAGCTTTTGCAGAAGGGACTTCGTAAAGAGGACTTAGAAATCAAGGTTTTATTGGATGGCCAAGTTCAGGTGCTCATTATGCGTGAGGGTAGATGGTACTTTAGTGGATCGGATCATGATCAACTACTTGCACATGAAATTTACAGAGCAATTTCGCTGCGGTATAGATTGTAATTAGGCATTTAATGTCATCGAAATAAAGCCTTGCTCCATTAATTTACCGCTGTTAAAGATGGCGATTAATTAAAAAAAGCAGATTGTGGTTAAATAAGTGAATTTGTGATGTGTTTGTTTATTCCAGTCAGACAATGGGAAAGGCATAATATACACAGCAAATGAAACCAAACCTATCCCGAATTGTCTGCCACGGTTTGTCAGCTTAATGATTCGCAAT
This genomic window contains:
- a CDS encoding tetratricopeptide repeat protein gives rise to the protein MRNGDFNKSVILTLSKRAGAHCSICKVITSIPHQNPEKFHNLGEAAHIYGLKNRPNLRYDSNIDPKYLSSAKNGIWLCQSCHHIVDNDADTYTVKVLEKAKADHDALIIAIHSSGNKLMPELSKKDDEIRALKKLIKAREDLVDAKEIIYDTEVNRLKISLLDFEKQKVFLEDQLAKLKSELVSFNDENLNLLLRSNDLSEALDFISDVRLRENEAKLGKARLLKARVHLSKGEYETAETNFDKAFELWPSSYVALEFINVLYYIKLDYSKLIRIAKLAIENEEHPRVLVELNGQLSNALLKVGRARESLYCLQQALTILDSLEDQNAPMINVQLARLNKAAGDSYKLLGKIKEALNYYEISLNLYFRLALNSDEGATTSEFAGLATAIGLLYEQNNDEKEALIHHLRAKEVLKDIHDGKNTKALIFLNIATCYMKAANFDPEKAKHHVTSAIDILEDLSRERPNENLEYLVGARCQLADLHILSDLKIAFSCYEDALKLAEMLLQINPVFLAVVSHVKHNYAVSLLFGGQPVKGMKLLDESIEILRESKDYHARHVEELSSSLFLKLDFTSSNQEKRALLKEIIEINHDTDPFDKCILYKNKAEKMLHHFGADKE
- a CDS encoding helix-turn-helix transcriptional regulator, with the protein product MNPEQLEKIVVDYLLEGMSQQEIASALKETGHKPSSLSYVEKLIKELKAKHNAKSMFHLGAIITLKRYLKS
- a CDS encoding SOS response-associated peptidase — translated: MCWDISLHTDIELAKAIFKTVRDERYDFDYNYVYFENVQAITFPKYPIIYKDKEGSGLGLIEMEWGGLPTYLKDPKEQADRRRNMVNVRSERILEDHKSYWYRLRNQRCLIPVSGTFEHRKVNGWKKKVPYYIGEAGRELFFIPGLYQWHEMVDEHGEIHKVESFGMLTRSANDVMATIHNDGPNKHRMPLFLPEDLEKQWLNDISEEEMLPIFNFEMPSGALEAYPVYTLRGYPERPDGKRRYEPFGWEGLPPLGQDSPQQSLF